DNA from Sphingomonas sp. R1:
CGTCGACGCGGATATCGTCGCCCGGCCCGGCATAGCGCGGCATCAGCAGTTCCGCGGCGGCGGCGACGCGGGCGAGGCGGCGCGCGTCGATCGCATAATCGAGTTCGGCGGCGGACTTGCGCGTCTTCACCTCGACGAACGCGACGAGGCTGCCGCGCCGCGCGACGATATCGACTTCCCCTGCAGGCGTGCGCACGCGCTGATCGAGGATGCGCCAGCCGCGCAACCACAGCCACCAGGCGGCGCGACGCTCGCCGTCGCGGCCCCGGGCTTCGGCGGCCTGGCGCTTGGGGTTTTTCATCTGCGTGAATGGCCTGCCACGCCAACCATTGTCCTTCCCGCGAAGGCGGGAATCCATTCGCCTGTGCGCTTGGGGAAAGAACCGCGGCACCGGCGCCGATGGATCCCCGCCTTCGCGGGGATCACGAAGGTAAGGGGCGGGCGGTCCCTCACCCCTTCAATTCCATCGCGCGGGCGTAGAGCGCCTTGCGGTCCAGCCCCAGCTTCTTTGCGACTTCGCCCGCCGCCTTGGACGCGGGGAGGCGGGTGAGCGCCTCCACCAGCGCCGCCTCGCCGTCTTCGAGGGTTGCCGGCGGCGCCTCGCCCGGCGGGCCGACGATGATCACGATCTCCCCCTTGGGCGGTGCCTCGGCATAGCGTGCCGCGAGGGTCGAGAGCGTGCCGGTCACGCACTCCTCGAACTTCTTGGTGATCTCGCGCGCGACGCCCGCCTCGCGGTCGCCCAGCCCTTCGGCCAGCGCGGACAGGCAGGCGGCGAGACGCGGACCCGATTCGTAGAGCACCAAGGTCGCCTTGATCGCCGCCACCTCGGCGATAGCCTCCGCCCGCGCATGCGCCTTGCTGGGCAGGAAGCCGAGAAAGAAGAAGCGGTCCGTCGGCAGTCCGGCCAGCGTCAGCGCGGCGATGGCGGCGCAGGGGCCGGGGATCGTCACCACCGCATGGCCGGCGGCGCGGGCGTCGCGCACCAGCTTGTAGCCGGGGTCCGAGATCAGCGGCGTGCCCGCGTCCGAGACCAGCGCCACCGCCTCGCTGCCCATCCGCGCGATCAGGCCCGGGCGCACGGCGTCGGCATTATGGTCGTGATAGGGCTGCATCGGCCGCTTCACGCCGATGTGGCGGAGCAGGCCGGCGGTCACCCGGCTGTCTTCCACTGCAACCACATCGGCTTGAGAGAGTATCATGCTGGCGCGCGGCGACAGGTCACCGAGATTGCCGATCGGAGTGGCGACGATATAGAGGCCGGGCGCAAGTGCAGGTTCCATCGGGGAGAGTCATGGCAGAGGGCAGCGGCAGATCGCAACCGGGACGCGTCGCGTTCCTCCGTTTGGCCGCGTTCGGTCTCACCCTGCTGGCCGGTGCCTGCGTGGCGCCGCGGGGCGGACCGCCGCCGGCACCCCCCGCGCCGATCGAGCGCCCGGCCGAGAAGCCGAGCACGCCGATCACGCAAGGCCTGCCGCAGGACCTCGCGCGCCACCGCGTCGCGCTACTGGTGCCGCTCAGCGGGCCCAATGCCGGCGTCGGCCGCTCGCTGCAGAACGCCACCCAGCTGGCGATCCTCGATACGAACACCGATGCCATCCGCATCACCAGCTATGACACGGCCGGCCCCGGCGGGGCGCTTGCCGCGGCCGACCGCGCCATCGCCGAAGGCAACAAGCTGATCCTCGGCCCCCTCCTTGCCGACGACGCCCGCGCGGTGGCGCCCGCCGCCCGCAAGGCGCGGGTGCCGGTGCTCAGCTTTTCCAACGATGCCAGTGCCGCGGGCGGCGGCGTCTATCTGCTCGGCTATTCCCCGGCACAGTCGATCGAGCGCGTGGTCGGCTATGCCAAGGGTAACGGCATCACCCAGTTTGCCGGGCTGATCCCTTCGGGCGTCTATGGCCAGCGCACCTCCACCGCGTTTCTCCGCGCCGTCGAGAGCGCCGGGGGCAAGGTGCTGGCGATGCACAATTACGATTCGCGGCCGGGTTCGATGAACAGCGCGATCGCCAAGCTTTCGGGCGTGCCCTACCAGGCGGTCCTGATCGCGGGCAGCGCCGGATCGGCGACGCTCGCGGTTCCTGCGCTGCGCCGCTCGGCGTCGGGGAAGTCGGCGCGCGTGCTGGGTACCGAGCTGTGGAACACCGATTCGGCGATCGCCACGCGGCCGGTGCTCAACGGCGCATGGTTCGCCAGCGTGCCGGACGGCGTGTACCGCCAATATGCAGTGAAGTATCGCAGCCGGTTCGGTGCGGCGCCCTATCGCCTGTCGGCGCTCGGCTATGACGCGGTGCTGCTGACCGTGCGGATCGCGCGCGAGTGGAAGACCAACAGCGATTTTCCGGCATCGATGCTGGTCGATCACGATTTCGGCGGCGTCGACGGTGCCTTCCGCTTCGGCCGCGACGGGATCGCCGCGCGCGCGCTGGAGGTGCAGGAGGTGCGCGACGGGGCGATCGTCACGGTTTCGGCAGCGCCCGCCAGCGCGCAGTAAAAAAGGATCCACGTCCCTGGATCCGTCCTTCCGGCGACCGCCGGGAGGACGGATGCGCGGTTCAGGCGACGATTTCGCGCAGGATCGCTTCGAGCACCGGCATGCCTGCCTCGGTGATCCGCAGACGGCTTCCCGCGCGCTCTGCCAGCCCGTGCTGGACGATGCGGTCGAGCGCACGTGGGTCGATCGGCGGCGCGCCGTCGGCCAGCAGGGCGATGCGGTCGAGATCGACACCCTCGCCGATCCGCAGCCCCATCAGCAGCGCCTCGATCGCGCGATCGGCGGGATCGAGCCGGTCCTCGCGCTCCATGCCGTGACCGTTGCGGTCGAGCGCGGCCAGCCAGTT
Protein-coding regions in this window:
- a CDS encoding YraN family protein, producing the protein MKNPKRQAAEARGRDGERRAAWWLWLRGWRILDQRVRTPAGEVDIVARRGSLVAFVEVKTRKSAAELDYAIDARRLARVAAAAELLMPRYAGPGDDIRVDVILIAPRTLPRHIENAWIG
- the rsmI gene encoding 16S rRNA (cytidine(1402)-2'-O)-methyltransferase translates to MEPALAPGLYIVATPIGNLGDLSPRASMILSQADVVAVEDSRVTAGLLRHIGVKRPMQPYHDHNADAVRPGLIARMGSEAVALVSDAGTPLISDPGYKLVRDARAAGHAVVTIPGPCAAIAALTLAGLPTDRFFFLGFLPSKAHARAEAIAEVAAIKATLVLYESGPRLAACLSALAEGLGDREAGVAREITKKFEECVTGTLSTLAARYAEAPPKGEIVIIVGPPGEAPPATLEDGEAALVEALTRLPASKAAGEVAKKLGLDRKALYARAMELKG
- a CDS encoding penicillin-binding protein activator is translated as MAEGSGRSQPGRVAFLRLAAFGLTLLAGACVAPRGGPPPAPPAPIERPAEKPSTPITQGLPQDLARHRVALLVPLSGPNAGVGRSLQNATQLAILDTNTDAIRITSYDTAGPGGALAAADRAIAEGNKLILGPLLADDARAVAPAARKARVPVLSFSNDASAAGGGVYLLGYSPAQSIERVVGYAKGNGITQFAGLIPSGVYGQRTSTAFLRAVESAGGKVLAMHNYDSRPGSMNSAIAKLSGVPYQAVLIAGSAGSATLAVPALRRSASGKSARVLGTELWNTDSAIATRPVLNGAWFASVPDGVYRQYAVKYRSRFGAAPYRLSALGYDAVLLTVRIAREWKTNSDFPASMLVDHDFGGVDGAFRFGRDGIAARALEVQEVRDGAIVTVSAAPASAQ